A genomic stretch from Desulfotignum balticum DSM 7044 includes:
- the hisD gene encoding histidinol dehydrogenase, whose product MIKTIQFYDLDKLESHDRSRLLVRTESDMAQFIEGVKPIIEKVKNEGDDALVYYAQEFDKSSITKHTIKAEPDDFDRAFKALDSNLIDSLKFAANRIKKFHEHQMPELMNFSEQFPGVFVGDRFSPIPSVACYVPRGKGSFPSVVLMTTIPAVVAGVKHAYVITPPGPNGKIDDATLVAAKLAGITEVYKCGGAQAVAAAAYGTETVPKAVKIVGPGSPWLVAAKKQLSDIIDPGTPAGPSESLILADGSASAEIAALDLIIESEHGPDSSAFLVTPNRDLAQKVISILPTLWAKMSENRADFSSTVLCGEKGGVILTKDMDQAIEFVNDYAPEHLEVLSKEPLNYLGKLITPGEILLGHHTPISLCNFDLGPNAVLPTSGAAETSSPLCVYDFLKMTSIGYVTSDAYPELAKHAHTIATYEGFDGHALAVSELRKKALEKL is encoded by the coding sequence ATGATTAAAACAATACAATTCTATGATCTTGATAAGCTAGAATCCCATGATCGAAGTAGATTGCTTGTAAGAACAGAGTCCGATATGGCGCAATTCATTGAGGGGGTTAAACCAATCATTGAAAAAGTCAAAAACGAAGGGGATGATGCGCTCGTTTATTATGCGCAAGAATTTGATAAATCTTCGATTACCAAACATACAATCAAAGCCGAACCTGATGATTTCGATCGTGCTTTCAAAGCATTAGATTCGAATCTTATTGATTCGTTAAAATTCGCCGCAAACAGAATTAAAAAATTTCATGAACACCAAATGCCTGAGCTGATGAATTTTTCAGAGCAATTTCCAGGGGTATTTGTTGGTGACCGTTTTTCCCCTATCCCTTCTGTTGCTTGTTATGTTCCCCGCGGGAAAGGATCCTTTCCCAGTGTTGTTCTGATGACGACTATTCCTGCTGTTGTTGCAGGGGTTAAACACGCTTATGTTATTACCCCTCCTGGTCCTAACGGTAAAATAGATGATGCGACTTTGGTAGCTGCTAAATTGGCTGGGATCACTGAGGTATATAAATGTGGTGGTGCACAGGCAGTGGCTGCTGCTGCATACGGAACTGAGACTGTTCCAAAGGCAGTAAAGATAGTTGGCCCAGGTAGCCCCTGGTTGGTCGCTGCGAAAAAACAGTTATCAGATATCATTGACCCGGGTACTCCTGCGGGGCCCAGCGAGTCGTTGATTCTTGCCGACGGCAGTGCCTCGGCAGAAATAGCAGCCCTGGATTTAATAATCGAATCAGAACACGGCCCTGATTCATCTGCCTTTTTGGTCACGCCTAATCGGGATTTAGCCCAAAAAGTAATTTCTATTCTTCCCACTCTTTGGGCGAAGATGAGTGAAAATCGTGCTGATTTTTCCTCTACAGTTCTATGTGGAGAGAAAGGTGGTGTCATTTTAACTAAAGACATGGATCAAGCCATTGAATTTGTAAATGATTATGCTCCTGAGCATCTTGAGGTCCTTAGCAAGGAGCCTTTAAATTATCTGGGAAAATTGATTACCCCAGGAGAGATTCTTTTGGGCCATCATACACCGATATCACTTTGTAATTTTGACCTTGGACCAAATGCAGTCTTACCGACATCGGGTGCAGCGGAAACAAGCTCGCCGTTATGTGTGTATGATTTCTTGAAAATGACTTCAATTGGTTACGTCACTTCTGACGCTTATCCTGAACTCGCAAAGCATGCGCACACTATCGCTACTTATGAAGGTTTTGATGGGCATGCCCTGGC